A genomic segment from Stappia indica encodes:
- a CDS encoding class II glutamine amidotransferase, which produces MCRLAAYIGTEIPLENIIARPRHSLLVQSQDAQEAKLRVNGDGFGIAWYGHLPEPGLFKDVLPAWADTNLPSICRLVRSRLFLAHVRAATTGASSRENCHPFTHGRWAFMHNGGIGNFGHLRRDMEALIGDDYYALRRGTTDSELFFLMMLSNGLDEDAPAALRKTLAQLLGIAERRGTAGQPIRLTCAFSDGARIFAFRFADDRQAPTLYLSDCLDHGGRAFASEPLEGPCARWRTVEQDLLYELAPNRLDVHAIAAAPTPMAVVAPLRSLSA; this is translated from the coding sequence ATGTGCCGCCTGGCTGCCTATATCGGTACCGAAATTCCGCTGGAAAACATCATCGCCCGGCCGCGCCACTCGCTGCTGGTGCAGAGCCAGGACGCCCAGGAGGCGAAGCTGCGCGTCAACGGTGACGGCTTCGGCATCGCCTGGTACGGCCACCTGCCCGAGCCGGGCCTGTTCAAGGACGTGCTGCCGGCCTGGGCCGACACCAATCTGCCGAGCATCTGCCGGCTGGTGCGCTCTCGCCTCTTCCTGGCGCATGTGCGCGCCGCCACCACCGGCGCCTCGTCGCGTGAGAACTGCCACCCGTTCACCCATGGCCGCTGGGCGTTCATGCATAACGGCGGCATCGGCAATTTCGGTCATCTGCGACGGGACATGGAGGCGCTGATCGGCGACGACTATTACGCGCTGCGCCGGGGGACGACCGATTCAGAACTCTTCTTCCTGATGATGCTGTCCAACGGGCTGGACGAAGATGCGCCTGCCGCGCTGCGCAAGACGCTGGCCCAGTTGCTCGGCATTGCCGAGCGGCGCGGCACGGCCGGCCAGCCGATCCGTCTCACTTGCGCATTCAGTGACGGTGCGCGGATCTTCGCGTTCCGCTTCGCCGACGACCGCCAGGCGCCCACGCTCTATCTGTCCGATTGCCTCGACCACGGCGGGCGCGCCTTCGCGTCCGAGCCGCTGGAGGGACCCTGCGCGCGCTGGCGCACCGTCGAGCAGGACCTGCTCTACGAACTGGCGCCGAACAGGCTCGACGTGCATGCGATCGCCGCTGCTCCCACGCCGATGGCCGTCGTGGCTCCGCTGCGGTCGCTGTCTGCGTAA
- a CDS encoding L,D-transpeptidase family protein has product MIEISRETFPGAGRFPSALAALLIAAGTLTMGGSGAVARDPAPMTPIAGASLVAEADDPDMPLQILVSLDEQKLEVYRGTKLIETTRISSGKRGHGTPTGVFSILEKRRRHFSNLYNNAPMPYMQRLTWSGIALHEGVVPNYPASHGCIRMPRGFAQQLFSMTDRGAHVIVTRKRAEPRAVTHAALPALRLPETEVASLAAELRPGLPGAVTDGDAGTVGSIGPTEPTLKLPSQPLRILVTPTSAQERLRDMQRVLDQLGYDPGPVDGVMGRKTRAAIRLFQEGAELPVTGEPTDLVLRALYAEAGEAGPATGRLYVRRNFKEVYSANVVLKDPDQPLGTHLFTAIAGLAPGADPRWMTVVADEAENRSPETILDRIEWTPDARAFVEENLALGSSLVVTDRPFRLHSGLGTDFVVMTRQ; this is encoded by the coding sequence ATGATCGAGATTTCCCGCGAGACATTCCCTGGCGCCGGCCGGTTTCCGTCCGCCCTTGCCGCATTGCTGATCGCGGCCGGCACGCTGACGATGGGCGGCAGCGGAGCGGTCGCCCGCGATCCGGCACCGATGACCCCGATCGCCGGCGCGAGCCTGGTGGCCGAGGCCGACGATCCGGACATGCCCCTGCAGATCCTGGTATCGCTGGACGAGCAGAAGCTGGAGGTCTATCGCGGCACGAAGCTGATCGAGACCACACGCATCTCGTCGGGCAAGCGCGGGCATGGCACGCCGACCGGCGTCTTCAGCATCCTGGAGAAGCGGCGGCGCCACTTCTCGAACCTCTACAACAATGCGCCGATGCCCTACATGCAGCGCCTGACCTGGTCGGGCATCGCCCTGCACGAGGGTGTCGTGCCGAACTATCCGGCCTCGCACGGGTGCATCCGCATGCCGCGCGGCTTCGCGCAGCAGCTCTTCTCGATGACCGATCGCGGCGCCCATGTGATCGTGACGCGCAAGCGGGCCGAGCCCCGCGCCGTCACCCATGCGGCGCTGCCGGCCCTGCGCCTTCCGGAGACGGAGGTCGCGAGCCTCGCGGCCGAGTTGCGACCGGGCCTGCCAGGTGCCGTGACGGACGGCGATGCGGGCACCGTCGGATCCATCGGCCCGACCGAGCCGACCCTGAAGCTGCCGTCCCAGCCGCTGCGCATCCTCGTGACGCCGACCTCCGCCCAGGAGCGACTGCGCGACATGCAGCGGGTTCTCGACCAGCTCGGCTACGACCCGGGTCCGGTCGACGGAGTGATGGGGCGCAAGACCCGTGCGGCGATCCGCCTGTTCCAGGAAGGGGCCGAACTGCCGGTGACCGGCGAGCCGACCGATCTCGTGCTGCGCGCGCTCTACGCCGAAGCGGGAGAGGCGGGGCCGGCGACCGGCCGGCTCTATGTGCGGCGGAACTTCAAGGAGGTCTATTCGGCCAATGTGGTGCTGAAGGATCCCGACCAGCCGCTCGGCACCCATCTGTTCACCGCCATTGCCGGCCTTGCGCCCGGCGCCGACCCTCGCTGGATGACGGTTGTGGCGGACGAAGCGGAGAACCGCTCGCCGGAGACCATCCTCGACCGGATCGAATGGACGCCGGATGCACGCGCCTTCGTGGAGGAAAACCTTGCCCTCGGCTCGTCGCTTGTGGTCACCGACCGTCCGTTCCGCCTGCATTCGGGGCTCGGAACCGACTTCGTGGTGATGACGCGCCAGTAA